The segment CAGCTCACCCCCCATCCTTATCCAGCATCCAGTGGAACCTTTCTCATGGGAAAGTGTCAAGTCAGCAGCCCTGCCAGAGTTTCAGGCCTCAGCAATGCCACATAAGCTCAACCTTGGGTGCTGTAGTTGCTACCTGGAGCTGGTCCCTCACTTTCTCTGAGTGgttttttcttcctctacttGGCCACAGTTGTGTGCTCACTCATGAAATCCAGGTGACCTGGAGCCCTGTAATCCAACTCTGATGGATCCCAGGAAGTATGAGGTTTTACAGTTGTTCAGTGAAACCGAACACTCGCACTTACACACCCCAACTGGAAAAAGCAATGGGTTAccttatgttctctctctctctctctttctctttctctctctctctccctcttggtgtgtgtgtgtctctctctctctatcactctctctgtctctctctctctctcctctctctctgtctctctctctctctctctgtgtgtgtgtgtgtgtgtgtgtgtgtgtgtgtctctatcactctctctctgtctctctctctctctctctcctctctctcattgaGTCATGTAGGTGACCAGCTCAGTGAGGACCTTTAGGTAGGCTGATAACAGGAGCATGAATGGCCACAGGGTTTGTCATCATGGTCCCCAGCCTTATGGCCTAAGGCTGTAACAGGCACTGGGCACCTCACCCTCTGCTAGCTGCATCCTCACCTGGCAGAGCCAGAACTCTGCCTTGAGGCCTGAActtctgagaagagagaaaggcattGCATTGCCTCTGGCTGGAGAAGTCTGAGTCCCAGCTGGGTTTCCTGATAGCCTCTCTTTGTATCCACAGGAGCTATGGGGAGCTCTCTTACTGCACCAGGCACGTGGCAGAGAAGATTGGCTGTTTCTGGCCCAATCCGGAAGTGGATAGGTTCTTCATCGCTGTCCACCATCAATACTTCAGCAAGTGCCCCATCTCTGGCAGGGCCCTGCGGGACCCTCCCAACAGCATCCTCTGCCCTTTCATTGCGCTCCCCATTACGGTCACGCTGCTCGTGACCGCACTGGTAGTCTGGAGGAGCAAGCGCACAGAGGGCATTGTGTAGGTATCCCAGGTGATGAGGGATTGGGGAACCATGGGCCTGGCCCAGCAACAGCATCACGAGCAGGTCCCACATTACATCCTGCTCTAGCCTAGTTAGCACAGGACTTGAGAGTGGCTCTATACTAAGCTGAACATGCCCTAGCCAGAGGCTTCTAGCAGGCAGGTAACAGGGACCTGCCTCTGTTTACCTCAGAGAGAGTCCTAAGCACCAGGTCTCTGGTGTACTTCATCACCACTGTGGGCATTCTGACCTCCAAGGAAGACTGCAACAGATGTGTTTGTGGATGCATAGCTTGTGATTAAAAGAGCATTCTTAAACTTGGGGAGTGTTCTAAATTCTGGGTGCAAATAACCTATACTGGGAAGCAAAGACTGGAAGAAAATCAAGCCACTCCTGGAGATCTATCTTTTGCTGATTGGAGTTTATCTCAGGGTCTCTAACCAGATGATACCCAGGCAAAGGTCCCCTGTGTTTGTTGAGGGGTTCCCCAAATGATTCTGATACCCTTGGCCTCTACCGCATGCTCCCTGctttctttttacctttcttgttttttttttttttttN is part of the Mastomys coucha isolate ucsf_1 unplaced genomic scaffold, UCSF_Mcou_1 pScaffold14, whole genome shotgun sequence genome and harbors:
- the Ramp1 gene encoding receptor activity-modifying protein 1; the protein is MAPGLRGLPRRGLWLLLAHHLFMVTACRDPDYGTLIQELCLSRFKEDMETIGKTLWCDWGKTIGSYGELSYCTRHVAEKIGCFWPNPEVDRFFIAVHHQYFSKCPISGRALRDPPNSILCPFIALPITVTLLVTALVVWRSKRTEGIV